Within the Eucalyptus grandis isolate ANBG69807.140 chromosome 1, ASM1654582v1, whole genome shotgun sequence genome, the region aaatagaaattttgttctcttatcaaacgaatttctgtttcagaaatagaaaatttgagtcgttatcaaatgggtttctttgcttagaaacttatccggggaatagaaattaagaaattgatttttgaccagaaatcaatttttgtttaagaaattttgtcatgcgcagccttagtATCTGGCCAACTTCTTTTTGCATTTCTGCTAGCCCCTAAAGTTGACAGCTCTTTTTAACGGAGATAAGTTGCTTTGTTATGTCACGTACACGTGGTTAATGATTTTATACGGTAGTGGTAAACTAGAAGGTGTTGATAAGAAAGGTAAATAAAAGTTTGTAAAAGATAAGAGGGTCTTTTTATTGCTAGAGACAAAATAAGTTGGTAGTTTGGAGAAAGAATCACACCAATGCTAACAATTAACTAAAAAAGCATTGAAAATGCAAGATTAGTTGAtaacttaattggaaaaagagttCATAAAATCTCTAATtgaagttgataattttttacaGGAGTTGGAAATTTAAAAAGTTGAGTGAGTAAAGTAAAAGCAGTGATTCAatagatttttcattaattcaagggGAAAAAATATACACCGGTAAATAACCGAAAGTGAGATTCGGTATTACAGAATTAATGGATAACCTAGCTGGGAAAAAGTAATAAGTCACACAGTTAAAGTGGACATAGTTTGAAGATTTAATCGGTGGTAAGAAAGGTAAATATAAAGTTGGTAAACACTTAGAGAAATTTCTTTATGAGATAAGATAAGTGATATTAAAAAAGGATCCAACAAATATTGGTCATTCTGGTTCTTTTAGAAAGACATTGTTCCATATGCAAGTTTGAATTTGTGAACAACtagtgttttttatttttcttttttttgtcaaagataaCTTTTTTGATTGCTATCAAAGATGGATTACAATCCACATACCAAATACGAGACATAAAATTAATCGAGGGCAATGAGGGGGACAAGCAACCTAACCATCCAACCCGTGGCTCcacttgttttgttttttttttttttttttggtcgaagtcTCCACTAGTTGAAGAGGAGTAGGACAAATCGGAGACACGTTCACTTTCGCCAGGCAGTGCCCGATATTAATTTCGAAGCGCGCTGACATGGCGTTAGGGtgcctatttttcctttttgaggtGCCTTGTCAGGACAGGAACGCGAGAAAACCCAAATTTGAAACGCAAAGAGGTCTACGCAAAGAGTTTTGCTCCAGTACCCTCCTTTCACCATTTATCTCCTTCGTTTCTCTATCTTCATCATTTCTCTCCCTCGTTTCTCTATCTACACCATCTATCTCCTTCGTTTCTCTATCTTCATCATTTCTCTCCTTCGTTTCTCTATCTTCACCATTTATCTCcttcgtttctctctcttcaccaTTTCTCTCcttcgtttctctctcttcaccatttctttctttttttgttcaaggTGAGCCTATGGACCAGTGCAATGCTCAGTAGGCTACAAAGTTAATCTACCCTCATCACAGGCGTGTACTAATTATCTGAGGCCAGATTGCTTGCTAACTCTCCCCTCCATTTCTCCGACTTCCCGCCCAAAAACTCATTCGCCATGGCCACCCAGAGCTTCACCATCACCACCAACGATGATTTCATTCTCACCACAGTCACCGCTGACCCAGCCACTACCACCAATTGGATCTCCAACGTCCGCCGGATCCACAGTGAAGTGAACCCGCTCATCATCGGCTTTGCTATCGAATACTGCCAATCTCCTGAGCAACTTCGTGAACCCGTCGACACCCTGCAACTGTGTGACGGAAACGCCTGCCTCGTCTTCCAAATCCGTCACGCAGCTGTGATCCCTGATTCACTGCGAGAGTTCTTGAATGATCCCAACAACGTTTTCGTGGGAGTCAGAATCCTCCCTGACTGCAACAAGCTTTTCGCCTATCATGGACTCCGCATTGGCAACCGAGCGATGGCATTTGATCTCCGTTCTCCTTTTATGGCAAGGAGCGAGGGCCAACTTCGACCGGGGTCTTGGGGGTACCGAAGACTGGTGAAGGAGATCCTGGGGAAAGACTATGCGCCACCAAGGGGTTTGCTGAACTCGTGGGACAACGAAGTGCTAACATATGAACAGGTGAAGTATGCATGTCTTGACGCATTTTACTGTTTTGAGATGGGGAAGGTCCTGGCAGTTGGTCGGCTCCCAGTGCCGGCATGACTGACGAAGGTTGGATCATGTGTTTAAAAGGATCAAGTCTTGGTTAGGGTTCTTGAGAAAATAAGAGTGGGTAGCAGTTTGGAATATACGCGTCAAAATTTATTCATCTTTGGTTTTTGTGGGGAACATTTGATTATaataattgttttgtttatttggtttctttctttttctttatccatttttGAGTAATCGAGTTAAGATGCTTTAGTGTTATTGAGGAGATCATGAGCATGATTCTTGGTTCGTAGCAATTTAGCAGATGATAACCATTAGGTACTTTTAGACTTTCttgattttcccttttgaaaagcCTCAAGTATTGCTTAATTtggaggagaaaataaaaaggcgCTTATTGACTGCAATTTGtggagaaaaatgatttcctctgaTGACTGAGTGATGGTTTGATATAGTTTTGCTGGTTAAATTGCATCTTTTTTACAATAAGTTGGGATGTTCTATATCTTCTCTGCTGGTCGTAATCTTATTAGATATGGAAATAGTGTTAGGATGTTGTTTGCTTCTCATAGACACAGTAGTAAAAATAGATACTCGAATGTTTTCTTTACGCGAACTGAATAAAGAAAACATGTGGGAAAGGAGAGTAATGTCTTTTCTGGAGGCTCCGTCCGTTCATGTGGGAAAGCAGAGTAATGTCTTCATTGGCTTTAGACAGAATATTCTTGCTtcgttaaaatttaggtatGGTCCGACAATAATGTATTTCCCATTAGGCATTACCGTCAATTTTTGCGTTAGCGCGTCACGTCTGGtacagttttttcttttttcaaaaaagttgcGGCTATCATCATcaacttttctctctcctttctctctcactaAAGGGTTCTGCTTCTTTTATATATGTTATACTGTTCATGGAAAACACAAACACCGCGAGAATGAGATTTACCGGTGATTGCCATGCggcactttttcttctttttttcatgtaCAAGGAGTGGTGACAATGACAAGGAATGGAAAGAGCTGACTCAAACCTAGCATCTCTCTGCTTCAATGTGAGTATCACATGACTCACGGCAGATTAGCTGGTTTCAAATCAGGTCTGCAATGCCTACGTTTTAATACAGGTCTTCTTGTATGTTGGCTAAGAAACACCAATATCAACACATGACGTGTGTCGCGACATGCCAATATGTCGTttataaaaaactaaaaaatttcgACACATTAGAACATTGTATATATTAAatgtaaatttttatatatacatgataattatttgaatcaaattagtttgattcaaaatcacaaataaataaataatagaaaaatggtttagaataaatttacactaaaaacattaatcaagCATTTGTTAAcatcatttattgtttcaatttgacaaattcaatttcattttaataattcataaaacttggaggaaaaaaaaagcaatccaCTTTTTAAACATGTCGAAGATAAGAGAAAAAACTCAAGGGTGAATCGTGTGTCGAGGAAGTGAGAgttgaaagaaaagagaagactagatttttcttcttttcccatttattatttttattatattttatttttttacatatttacattttgacttctttattgaaatttttgaaaattgcccCTTATGTGTTGGAAATACTGACATGTATCATTCGACGTTGAAGAGTGTCAGACATGTGTTAAAATATCCGACATGATAGGAAGGCTTTTGGAGAATATCGGTCTTCATAGCCCGTTGGTATATGAGTTTCATCAACATCTAGGTTTCTTCATCACAAtctacatgttttttttttttttatacccacAATCTACATGTTTATAGCTTCATTGCTTACTAAAATCAAGTTTGTCAGCAGTTGCCTCGGTAATTCTTGTGATTAGTGTAGCTGTACGATGGCAAAAGAATATGGACAGAACCTGATGGCGTCGTCCTCACTAGCGGGACTTTCCTTTTGCGAATCACCGCTCTCTTCTTCCATTTAAACTTCTATAATTCCTCAAACCATGTGCGTGTTCCTGTGATAAAGGTCTTTACTGTGATTGGATTCATCGAAATGAAGATGAGGATTGAGGAATGAGCCTGAGCCATGCACAATACGATAGTTTGCTTGCAGCTCGAGACTGATCGAACATATATGAGCACTCGTAATTAATCTTGTGCATGCTCATTCTTGTTCCACATTTGAAGATATCGGAGATTTGATGTATTAATTCACATTTTTCGCACTGATTATACTCAAATTTACGCTGCATTACAAAACAAATGTGCCATCCATATTTTTTTGGTTGTGCATGCACTGAGCGGGATTTTGATGCTCATGAAGTTGGTGTCAACGCGTATACATGATTACTAGGATTTTGTACAATCCTTTGCTTCTAATATTTGCATCTTCGCTCTTCAACACGAGAGAAGGTGATGCATTTAAAGAACTTGCAGGATCTAATCAAGAACTGTTAATTAGCTTTCCAGGTTGCGATGATTGACCGCGTTCACCGTGTCGGCGGTAGATCCCCTGCAGCCTTAGTATTTTCCTATCCAGAGGGGGATATCTTGACCTTATGAAGTTTCATTTCCTAGACCTTTGAAATCCTAAGCTGCAAAATAAAATTCGAACGTTTATTCTTATCGAATAACTGTTCGAATTTTTTAGATGAACCAGAAATCATTGTGCAAGATCCTACCCTTCACGACATATAACCAAAGgacaaatccaaaaaaaaaaaaaatcccaaactttttctCTGTGGTACATTAAATAATCCAAATCTTTTTTTGTCTCATCAATACCCCAAACTTGCGCCAATAGCTCAAGGAAGACCTTCCCTTAGATTTCCATTCATAATGGCTGTTAGAAATCAGACATGGCAGCATTTAGGACAACGCCGGGCAAATGGATTTAACGTGGCAATGGACATATGTTGCCATGTCGACCAATATTATAGCCGCGTCAGAATTTTAACGGCCATGTACATTGCTACATCGGATTTTTTATGCCCTATGGACGAAAGGTACATTTGGGTCATTAGTACAAGTTTGGTGGTATTGATGAGATGGAAAAATAGTCCGGGTTATTGGTGTCTAGTgggaaatttttaaatatttttggtaagattATCCCAATATTAATCATAATTTCTATTAATTACTCTCCATCAATGGCTGTATACAAGTCTACCGCGATCCTGATTAACTGAACTAATGAGCCATTTTCAGTTGACAAAATTTCCCATTTCTTGGCCCGACGAATATACCAGATTCTCTTTATctcccttcttttcttcaacCTTTCGATCATCActacccaaaagaaaacccaTCTTGACTCGCTGCACGCTTTCCTGCGCAACTTCAACAACACCTTCGTGGGCAATAGCATCCGCAGCTCCTCCTTCACGCACAACCACGACTATGGGCTTAGCATCTCGAGGACCGTCGATCTACGTCAATTGATGGGTGCAAACTTTGGCAACACCCTGTCCCAGGGCATGAGGCCTGTGGGATTGGTGAGGCGGGTGCTCGACTAGGAGTAAGTGAGTTGGTGGTGATTCTGTGGAGGAAGTGGGATGCCGGACCCTGCCGCTAAACATGGTGTGTTACACCTACATCGATGCTTTCATTTGTTTCAAAATGGGGAGAGAGATGGATGCTCATAGTCTGGTGTAAATTCTCAAGATTAGGGTTCTTGAGGCGATTGAGCTGGCGATGACCGTTTATTCATTGTTTGGTCATGATCCAACCGGGAAGTGTTGAATAGCTAGGGTTTCTTGAATGTCTAGGGTTTCAAAAAAATGATCTTGATGAAGTTGAGCTTAGTTTCTGTCTTGCAGTGAGCTTTTATTCATACTGTTGATCACACAAGGGCGGTTATGGGACGCACGTTCTTGATCAATTGGATAAACAGTTATCTTTTTTGATTGGTATGAATAGTTAGTTGAATCCAATCAGAGATTGAAGATTAgtaaattgaaatatatattttttttcacattcTTTGAtatatcttcttcattttatttctgGGCTCCAATTCTTGACATATCTTCTTGAGTTGGTCATATATCTTAAAAAGGATGAGACAAACCTAAGTCTGAGCACGTAATGATGATTGCCGTGTAGTAATATTTCTTTCACAATCAAAGTGTAGTATTCGATTCGGTCCATGTAGACAAATTTCTGGACCTGAAACATTACACAGCTTAATTCACAATTTAAGATCTATCACCATAGTAATTCGATGTACTCCTGTACGCGCCAACATCCTGCTTCAGTGATTTACCTCTCACTATTTGCAAATGTCTAATAAATTACAACTAAGAATCTACATTATATCGCTCAACAACTTTACTACTGGACCTAAACCCAGATTGGTTAGCACACTTTAATTCTTGCTTAACTTTAATCGATATTCATCACACCTTATGATTCagaaatgtgacatcctgaaattcgagccCTCTGAGGGATGCGTGAaggtgaatttcgtcaatgcattgttggttgatctcactcggaattgatcactcctgagatactgaccttgaggggaaaggctaatgaggacatAACTCGAACGACTAAAGGACTCGACCTAGGAAAACGACTTGACTGTGAGATTTACGTGAGGACGATCCTGTAGATAGGCAGGCCGATTTTAAGGACGACTAAAAGTCGATTCGCGGACAGAACATAATGGGACGACGGGTGATTCCGTTTACTGTTATCGAATCCACGAACGACCCTATGTCGATCCTCAgtaatcgtgtactttgaaataagaatctatcccCCGTAATTTCATACAGTCAAGGTCGTCCATgtgtcgagatgtcttgaacgtggtttggcacTAGTTAGTCACGCGTGAATCCTCACAAGCCACCTGTCAGTCTGAGTTGTAATCGAAATGGCATTTggtgaaattgacatggcaagaGAACTTAGGATTGGACTTCGAATTATCGGGAATGTCCGGGACggactttggatgaagctacATCAAACAGTCGACAGAGCCAGTGAAGCCGAGCAATTGAAAAAGGGATTTTCGGACCGAGGAAGCAAGCCCGTGAGGAAGTGGGCCGAGCCAAGCcagtgtgggccttaggcccaaggtggGACAACCACCATAGTGGGCCTAAGCCAAGCAAATGAGCCAATTGGGCCTAAaccaactattcatcttctaaGCCCATGGGCCAATTCTTGGCCATTTCAAGCCCATTCCTATTCATGGCCAAGCCCAATCCTTAGGCCCGTCCACCAATTTCAGCCCAAGGTTAGATGAGTAATTTGTGCAAGGTGGAAATGACCTAAATGCCCCTAAAAGCATGTGGATaaggcaaaggaagagagagaagatgatgtcaCTTTGTATGGGGAATTGAAGTGGCCATTTAATGGCCTTAATGAGGTGTGACACCAGccctcacatctctctctctcccccattcGGCTTCCAAGCGGACGAGCTCCTCTCTTCCTCGTTTTCCCTCTCCTCCAATTTCTGCTCCAACTGACCCTTCGGTGAAGAATCGAGTCAAAAGTGGTCTTCCCGGATGAATAAGCCAACGAGCCCAATTTTGTCCCGAATGGAGCCGCCGGCCGGCCTGGGTGCCGCTGTGAAGGAACCGGTCGCCGGTCCGTCGGTCCTTTGCAGCCTGCACTTGTTTCGCGTTTTCGGCCATTTTCTCCCATTcgacccttcctttgcccatcccaacctccagcAAGACCCCAAGACCCCGGTgtcgccggttgccggccaaacccctcgccggagctccgccaAGCCGTTCAACTCGGTTTCTCCTCGGCGGGGCTGTTTTTTGTGTTTCGGTGGGAGTCCGAGTTGTGGTTGCTgtgttgagcttgggaccgcCTTGGATCGTCGTTGTTGAGGTCCCAGTGTGTAGCCACCATCGTCGCTGCCGCGTCGGTGTCTCCAGCCCGCTTAATGGGTAagtttagctcctaatccttcgattagtgcctaaacttgcttagggttggtttagttagatttaattctacattaagtgatttaattaagttgtattagccctaagataggtggttagattaatggATAATATTAGTTTAGcttaattttactttattagcTTAATGATACTTATGtggttaattaagcatgtttaTCTTAATTGATTGGTTTCCTTAATTTAATTATTGTTTTAATGATTTCTGAATATAATTTATTGTTTATTAAATTCTGGGAATTACTGTTCATGCGCACTGTTCACGATGTACTGTTCACAAAACACTATTCACCCCCGAGAACGAAAAGTGTCTAATTTCGTGTGTGTTTAATCCTATGAAGTGATTGGATGTGTTATTGCATAAACATCCGCATGAATTGAGTGATAATTTGTGTAATTGTGTGATAATTGTGAAATATaggtattttaattagaaaataccgggcgttggtttacaacgccaaaaatgtgtATAGTGGACCCATGGTAGGTTATACATCACCTcggagaaggcacgtgggcttAGTGAGTTGGTCTATCACCTGGGaaaatgcacgtgggctcggtgattaagtatggcatcttgaaagagacacgtgggcttggtaatttgatgcattacctcggagaatgcacgtggtctcaatgagtATATTTGGCATCTTAAAAAGACATGTGGGCTCgatgacttgatgcatcgccttagagaatgcacgtgggctcacTGATTCAGTATGGCATCttaaagagacacgtgggctcggtgacctGATGCAttaccttggagaatgcacgtgggctctaTGAATAAGTATGTCATCTTGAAGAATGCATGTAGGCTCGACGACTAGATATTCCATCATGAGAGAAATGTACGGTATCAATTAAGTGACCGAGGCAAGGTCaagttgacatgtaatcgactgagtcgattgatcgatagctCGATCTGAATCGATGCATTGATGTGTGAAATTGTtatatgcattaattatatgcgTAAGTGAATCACATCGTTTATGGCACACACGCATGAGTCGATAACGTGCAGAGTGTGGCAATGGCCAAGTGAGATTGCTTGTGACgcgactcgtatgtgattgatgacATGTATCAGCTAATGGCCATGTGCTTTGTGTGTATCATGCTGAGTGATATCGTGCAGGGTATGTCATACCAGGTAAGGTTGTATGCGAATCGACTGTTGGTTGGTGCTTGTGGTGGGGTAGTTCTGGATagataccccgagttgagttggtgtactaacCGGGGCTTAGGGGtggaacttgctgagatttatatctcactggttattgaataaccattttcaggtccctagtgtgaagagcCGGGAGCTTGAAGcggaagggtcaggagcataGGTGGCTCAATAGTTCTTTATGACATAAACCTTCTGTATAAGCTTGAAGTGTTTATAAAAGCATAGgagcttttctatcacatgtatgttgttgtcaggggattagttAATTTGCTTatgcatgtgtaataaaaagaaaagggtcggcgacgcgtcctgggaacgtcgcaaatttctatcgaccaccgagggatgtgcgtgcgctcgaggttcggggcgtgacaagaaAGATATaagattttacttttctttttgttattgttGAATTTAGACTTAGGGTTAGTAAATCCCTTATCCATGCTGATTTCGTTGGAAAATCTTGTGTTCATATTCCTAGAGAAAGTTGACCCAAACCATCATAAAGATGTTAAtcactttttcaatatttagtCAAGGAGGTTTGAAtgcatgaaattcttcaagttaCACTGTAATCTAGCGATTTTGACAAGTAATCTGGACATGATGCTACATCATATTATATAACCTTGTGGATATGTTGGTGCAATTTCTAAATTCTTCCTTTCACTCTTCAATTTTGTCACCAATTTTCATGCTTAGTAAGTCTATAAATCCCAACATTAGCAATTAACTGAACTAATTTGGAGTTGGGAATGTTATCACTATTTCAGATACTCTATCAGTTTTGAGTCCAAAACAAAGTTTCGCATTAAACCGGTCTGCAACTGAAATTTAATTCACTTATtaaatcattagtttttttttttaaatttcatttcaagtGCATTTAACCTCCCATAATATCTTTTTATGAATTAtggcaaatttaaaaaaaaaatcatggctTCACCGTGAAAATGAATTAATAGtaactcttaaaaaaaaattaaaaatgacttTAAATGACCTTGAACTTGAGTTCTACACAAAACTTCTAATTTTAGATGctcaaaatatataatataagttAAAAAGAATCACTATAATCACAGCGTTAGTTagtcgaaaaagaaaaaagaagataaagggGTGGGAATTCAATTGCCTGTTTGGCCTGAAAAGAAGCTGCAATCACTTAAATGATGCTCTTGACATACAATTCGATCATTTATAAAAGTTTCGTTTCAATGCCTAACGAATGTAccggcctctccctctctctctccccccctccctCCTTACTTCGTTTTCTTCGACGCGCACTCCATTCTTGCCTTAGAATGAGTTATAGAGCTCATCTGACacgggtctctctctctctctctctctgacccGCGTTTGATCTTGATCCTTGCAATACCATGGCTTTGTACAGGAGATCACAAGCATACCTGAAAAGTTCTGATTTGGAGGGGGCCAAGGGTGATATTAAGAAGGCGTTAATTCTCCAACCAGATGATAGGTATGCGAATTGGCCATGTGACTCTTCATGATCAGAAGGCTACTGGATTGGATTATTTCCTTCATTCAGTCAGAACTAAAAACTCAAGTTTTGCTTAATCGAACTTATCTTGCGTTTGCTGAGTTGCAGAGATGTGAAACTTGTGTCCAAGGAGCATTGAATGACAAGCAAAAGGAACATAAGGCCGAGATATCTCGGACAATCCTCTCAACGATGGC harbors:
- the LOC104427459 gene encoding uncharacterized protein LOC104427459; amino-acid sequence: MATQSFTITTNDDFILTTVTADPATTTNWISNVRRIHSEVNPLIIGFAIEYCQSPEQLREPVDTLQLCDGNACLVFQIRHAAVIPDSLREFLNDPNNVFVGVRILPDCNKLFAYHGLRIGNRAMAFDLRSPFMARSEGQLRPGSWGYRRLVKEILGKDYAPPRGLLNSWDNEVLTYEQVKYACLDAFYCFEMGKVLAVGRLPVPA